One segment of Mesoplodon densirostris isolate mMesDen1 chromosome 6, mMesDen1 primary haplotype, whole genome shotgun sequence DNA contains the following:
- the NCBP1 gene encoding nuclear cap-binding protein subunit 1 isoform X1 produces MSRRRHSDENDGGQPHKRRKTSDANETEDHLESLICKVGEKSACSLESNLEGLAGVLEADLPNYKSKILRLLCTVARLLPEKLTIYTTLVGLLNARNYNFGGEFVEAMIRQLKESLKANNYNEAVYLVRFLSDLVNCHVIAAPSMVAMFENFVSVIQEEEVPQVRRDWYVYAFLSSLPWVGKELYEKKDAEMDRIFANTESYLKRRQKTHVPMLQVWTAEKPHPQEEYLDCLWAQIQKLKKDRWQERHILRPYLAFDSILCEALQHNLPPFTPPPHTEDSVYPMPRVIFRMFDYTDDPEGPVMPGSHSVERFVIEENLHCIVKSHWKERKTCAAQLVSYPGKNKIPLNYHIVEVIFAELFQLPTPPHIDVMYTTLLIELCKLQPGSLPQVLAQATEMLYMRLDTMNTTCVDRFINWFSHHLSNFQFRWSWEDWSDCLTQDPESPKPKFVREVLEKCMRLSYHQRILDIVPPTFSALCPANPTCIYKYGDESSNSLPGHSVALCLAVAFKSKATNDEIFSILKDVPNPNQDDDDDEGFSFNPLKIEVFVQTLLHLAAKSFSHSFSALAKFHEVFKTLAESDEGKLHVLRVMFEVWRNHPQMIAVLVDKMIRTQIVDCAAVANWIFSSELSRDFTRLFVWEILHSTIRKMNKHVLKIQKELEEAKEKLARQHKRRSDDDDRSSDRKDGALEEQIERLQEKVESAQSEQKNLFLVIFQRFIMILTEHLVRCETDGTSVLTPWYKNCIERLQQIFLQHHQIIQQYMVTLENLLFTAELDPHILAVFQQFCALQA; encoded by the exons GGGGACAGcctcacaaaaggagaaagacCTCTGATGCAAATGAAACTGAAGATCATTTGGAATCTTTAATATGCAAAGTAGGAGAAAAG AGTGCCTGCTCTTTGGAGAGCAACCTAGAAGGCTTGGCTGGCGTTTTGGAAGCTGATCTTCCTAACTATAAGAGCAAGATCTTAAGGCTTCTTTGTACAGT TGCACGTCTGTTACCTGAGAAGTTGACAATTTATACAACATTAGTTGGACTACTAAATGCCAGGAATTACAACTTTGGTGGAGAATTTGTAGAAGCCATGATTCGTCAACTTAAAGAATCGTTGAAAGCAAACAATTATAATGAAGCTGTATATTTG GTCCGTTTTTTATCTGATCTTGTGAATTGTCACGTCATTGCTGCCCCATCAATGGTTgctatgtttgaaaattttgtaAGTGTAATTCAGGAAGAAGAGGTGCCTCAG gtGCGCCGGGATTGGTACGTGTATGCATTTCTATCATCTTTGCCCTGGGTTGGAAAGGAGTTGTACGAAAagaaagatgcagagatggaccgAATCTTTGCCAACACTGAAAGCTATCTTAA AAGACGCCAGAAGACTCATGTGCCCATGTTACAAGTATGGACTGCAGAGAAACCGCATCCACAAGAAGAG TATTTAGATTGCCTCTGGGCCCAGATTCAGAAATTGAAAAAGGATCGCTGGCAGGAGCGGCACATCCTAAGACCTTATCTTGCCTTTGACAGCATCCTGTGTGAAGCACTGCAGCACAACCTGCCTCCTTTCACACCACCTCCTCACACTGAAGATTCGGTGTACCCGATGCCAAGGGTCATCTTCAGAATGTTTGATTACACGGATGATCCTGAG GGTCCTGTAATGCCAGGGAGTCATTCAGTGGAAAGATTTGTAATAGAAGAGAATCTTCACTGCATCGTTAAGTCCcactggaaggaaaggaagacttG TGCTGCACAGCTAGTGAGTTATCCTGGGAAGAACAAGATCCCCTTGAACTACCACATAGTTGAG GTGATCTTTGCAGAGTTGTTTCAACTTCCAACACCCCCTCACATTGATGTGATGTACACAACACTTCTCATTGAACTGTGTAAACTTCAGCCTGGCTCTCTACCCCAAGTT CTTGCACAGGCAACTGAAATGTTATACATGCGTTTGGATACGATGAATACTACATGTGTAGACAG GTTTATTAATTGGTTTTCCCATCATCTAAGTAACTTCCAGTTCCGTTGGAGCTGGGAAGATTG GTCAGATTGTCTTACTCAAGATCCAGAAAGTCCCAAACCAAAGTTTGTAAGAGAAGTTCTAGAAAAATGTATGAG GTTGTCTTACCATCAGCGTATATTAGATATTGTCCCTCCTACCTTCTCAGCTCTATGTCCTGCAAACCCAACCTGCATTTACAAGTATGGAGATGAAAGTAGCA ACTCTCTTCCTGGACATTCGGTTGCCCTCTGTTTAGCTGTTGCCTTTAAAAGTAAAGCAACCAATGATGAAATCTTCAGCATTCTGAAAGATGTACCAAATCCTAACCAGGATGACGATGATG atgaaggaTTCAGCTTTAACCCATTGAAAATAGAGGTCTTTGTACAGACTCTGCTACACTTAGCAGCCAAGTCATTCAGCCACTCCTTCAGTGCTCTTGCAAA GTTTCATGAAGTCTTCAAAACCCTAGCtgaaagtgatgaaggaaaattACATGTTCTAAGAGTCATGTTTGAGGTCTGGCGGAACCATCCACAG ATGATTGCTGTACTAGTAGATAAGATGATTCGTACACAGATTGTTGACTGTGCTGCAGTAGCAAATTGGATCTTTTCTTCAGAACTATCTCGTGACTTTACTAG ATTGTTTGTTTGGGAAATCTTGCACTCCACAATTCGTAAGATGAACAAACACGTTCTTAAGATCCAGAAGGAGCTAGAAGAGGCTAAAGAAAAACTCGCAAGGCAACATAAACGG CGAAGTGATGATGACGACAGAAGCAGTGACAGGAAAGATGGGGCTCTTGAGGAACAAATAGAAAGACTGCAGGAGAAAGTGGAATCTGCTCAGAGTGAACAAAAGAATCTCTTCCTTGTCATATTTCAG CGTTTTATCATGATCTTGACCGAGCACTTGGTACGATGTGAAACTGACGGGACCAGTGTATTAACACCGTGGTATAAGAACTGTATAGAGAGGCTCCAGCAGATCTTCCTACAG CATCACCAAATAATCCAGCAGTACATGGTGACCCTGGAGAACCTGCTCTTCACTGCTGAATTAGACCCTCATATCCTGGCTGTGTTCCAGCAGTTCTGTGCCCTGCAGGCCTaa
- the NCBP1 gene encoding nuclear cap-binding protein subunit 1 isoform X2: MYTTLLIELCKLQPGSLPQVLAQATEMLYMRLDTMNTTCVDRFINWFSHHLSNFQFRWSWEDWSDCLTQDPESPKPKFVREVLEKCMRLSYHQRILDIVPPTFSALCPANPTCIYKYGDESSNSLPGHSVALCLAVAFKSKATNDEIFSILKDVPNPNQDDDDDEGFSFNPLKIEVFVQTLLHLAAKSFSHSFSALAKFHEVFKTLAESDEGKLHVLRVMFEVWRNHPQMIAVLVDKMIRTQIVDCAAVANWIFSSELSRDFTRLFVWEILHSTIRKMNKHVLKIQKELEEAKEKLARQHKRRSDDDDRSSDRKDGALEEQIERLQEKVESAQSEQKNLFLVIFQRFIMILTEHLVRCETDGTSVLTPWYKNCIERLQQIFLQHHQIIQQYMVTLENLLFTAELDPHILAVFQQFCALQA, encoded by the exons ATGTACACAACACTTCTCATTGAACTGTGTAAACTTCAGCCTGGCTCTCTACCCCAAGTT CTTGCACAGGCAACTGAAATGTTATACATGCGTTTGGATACGATGAATACTACATGTGTAGACAG GTTTATTAATTGGTTTTCCCATCATCTAAGTAACTTCCAGTTCCGTTGGAGCTGGGAAGATTG GTCAGATTGTCTTACTCAAGATCCAGAAAGTCCCAAACCAAAGTTTGTAAGAGAAGTTCTAGAAAAATGTATGAG GTTGTCTTACCATCAGCGTATATTAGATATTGTCCCTCCTACCTTCTCAGCTCTATGTCCTGCAAACCCAACCTGCATTTACAAGTATGGAGATGAAAGTAGCA ACTCTCTTCCTGGACATTCGGTTGCCCTCTGTTTAGCTGTTGCCTTTAAAAGTAAAGCAACCAATGATGAAATCTTCAGCATTCTGAAAGATGTACCAAATCCTAACCAGGATGACGATGATG atgaaggaTTCAGCTTTAACCCATTGAAAATAGAGGTCTTTGTACAGACTCTGCTACACTTAGCAGCCAAGTCATTCAGCCACTCCTTCAGTGCTCTTGCAAA GTTTCATGAAGTCTTCAAAACCCTAGCtgaaagtgatgaaggaaaattACATGTTCTAAGAGTCATGTTTGAGGTCTGGCGGAACCATCCACAG ATGATTGCTGTACTAGTAGATAAGATGATTCGTACACAGATTGTTGACTGTGCTGCAGTAGCAAATTGGATCTTTTCTTCAGAACTATCTCGTGACTTTACTAG ATTGTTTGTTTGGGAAATCTTGCACTCCACAATTCGTAAGATGAACAAACACGTTCTTAAGATCCAGAAGGAGCTAGAAGAGGCTAAAGAAAAACTCGCAAGGCAACATAAACGG CGAAGTGATGATGACGACAGAAGCAGTGACAGGAAAGATGGGGCTCTTGAGGAACAAATAGAAAGACTGCAGGAGAAAGTGGAATCTGCTCAGAGTGAACAAAAGAATCTCTTCCTTGTCATATTTCAG CGTTTTATCATGATCTTGACCGAGCACTTGGTACGATGTGAAACTGACGGGACCAGTGTATTAACACCGTGGTATAAGAACTGTATAGAGAGGCTCCAGCAGATCTTCCTACAG CATCACCAAATAATCCAGCAGTACATGGTGACCCTGGAGAACCTGCTCTTCACTGCTGAATTAGACCCTCATATCCTGGCTGTGTTCCAGCAGTTCTGTGCCCTGCAGGCCTaa